One Microbacterium marinum genomic window carries:
- a CDS encoding lactonase family protein produces the protein MSDFPFVFVANAGDGSISTFRLVEGRLERLAVTEGVPGCSTFVIDGERDLLYAAVKKSEARDAGILTLEIDRESGALTPRTHLALADGGMNYLALTRDGSVLLGASYGGGYGIVCPVGGGVVGEPVARVEYPRLHSVLASEDGRFAYFVSLEADLVAEYALGDDLSLTPLTPATVACPDRSGPRHLAFSERQDAVYVLTEFSGEVLRFDRDVESGVLEFRQAVPAYDLSKDLEHSVIDENPREHHYIWGADIHLANGMLWCSERTESTLGAVRIEADGSLTAPERFTVTEPQPRGFAVSPDGGFLVAAGERSTTVSLYAVDGDSLQLLQQAETGGGANWVRFD, from the coding sequence ATGAGCGACTTTCCCTTCGTGTTCGTGGCCAATGCCGGTGATGGTTCGATCAGCACGTTCCGGCTCGTGGAGGGCCGGCTCGAGCGGCTCGCGGTGACCGAGGGCGTGCCGGGCTGCTCGACGTTCGTCATCGACGGCGAGCGCGATTTGCTGTACGCGGCGGTGAAGAAGAGCGAGGCGCGGGATGCCGGCATCTTGACCCTCGAGATCGATCGGGAATCCGGTGCGCTGACGCCGCGGACGCACCTCGCGTTGGCAGACGGCGGGATGAATTACCTCGCGCTGACGCGGGACGGGTCGGTGCTGCTGGGTGCGTCGTACGGCGGCGGTTACGGGATCGTGTGCCCGGTCGGGGGCGGCGTGGTCGGTGAGCCGGTGGCGCGGGTGGAGTATCCGCGGCTGCATTCGGTGCTGGCGAGTGAGGACGGCCGGTTCGCGTACTTCGTGTCGCTGGAGGCCGACCTCGTCGCGGAGTACGCGCTCGGTGACGACCTGTCGCTGACCCCGCTCACGCCCGCAACGGTCGCGTGCCCGGATCGGAGCGGCCCGCGTCACCTCGCTTTCAGCGAGCGTCAGGATGCCGTGTACGTGCTGACCGAGTTCTCGGGCGAGGTGCTGCGATTCGACCGCGACGTCGAGTCGGGCGTGCTGGAGTTCCGCCAGGCGGTGCCCGCGTACGACCTGTCGAAGGATCTGGAGCACAGCGTCATCGACGAGAACCCGCGCGAGCACCACTACATCTGGGGCGCCGACATCCACCTCGCGAACGGGATGCTGTGGTGCTCGGAGCGCACCGAGAGCACCCTCGGCGCCGTGCGCATCGAGGCCGACGGGTCGCTCACCGCGCCGGAGCGGTTCACCGTGACCGAGCCGCAGCCGCGCGGGTTCGCGGTGAGCCCGGACGGGGGGTTCCTGGTCGCCGCCGGGGAGCGTTCGACGACCGTGTCGCTGTACGCCGTCGACGGCGACTCGCTGCAGCTGCTGCAGCAGGCCGAGACCGGCGGCGGGGCGAACTGGGTGCGGTTCGACTGA